A single window of Bordetella genomosp. 11 DNA harbors:
- a CDS encoding glycoside hydrolase family 73 protein: MTPQEFIAAIGPAAQASAAKTKIPASFIVAQAALESGWGKSRLAREAFNLFGVKADASWHGDVLELPTQEFIGGRWVTEVARWRRYPGWLECLDDHAAFLMQNPRYQPAFEFQDGPRFASAIARAGYATDPTYSAKIISIIQGRGLAALDAA, encoded by the coding sequence ATGACCCCGCAAGAATTCATTGCCGCGATTGGCCCGGCGGCGCAAGCATCGGCGGCCAAGACCAAGATCCCGGCCAGCTTTATCGTGGCCCAGGCCGCGCTGGAGTCGGGCTGGGGTAAGTCGCGATTGGCGCGCGAGGCCTTCAACCTGTTCGGGGTGAAGGCCGATGCGTCGTGGCATGGCGATGTGCTCGAGCTTCCCACACAGGAGTTCATCGGAGGCCGCTGGGTAACGGAGGTCGCGCGCTGGCGCCGCTATCCGGGCTGGCTGGAATGCCTGGACGACCATGCGGCCTTCCTGATGCAGAACCCCCGATACCAGCCGGCATTCGAGTTCCAGGACGGCCCGCGCTTCGCCAGCGCGATCGCCCGGGCCGGCTACGCCACCGATCCGACGTACTCGGCCAAGATTATTTCCATCATCCAGGGCCGAGGCCTGGCCGCGCTGGATGCCGCCTGA
- a CDS encoding ATPase, T2SS/T4P/T4SS family — translation MLEIELQFEDGAHRIVRVEPPVILGRGPHCGIRVRHWRVGREHARLVLSGQDVMIEDAGTLSGTLVNGKRIARYGPLTSNDEVLVGPCLMKVRREPFLAMARMPVARQSLALAAPSEPSLPGTPRVPFAGAAMSSVRMAEPALRDAAHASDFYVDAGMRVAVDLLPHRQRLQSALLDALDLRRRDVAKMSDSLLRSEAADRLLAIVRADTEIPDGIDRDALMNDVLDEALGLGPLSPLLEDPGITEIMVNRHDEIYVEREGKLSRHAAAFSSEQAVLRVLERIVAPVGRRIDESSPMVDARLADGSRVNAVVAPVALKGASLTIRKFPKHALAMCDLVSRGALDASMAEFLDRCVRERVNIVVSGGTGSGKTTLLNILSNAIPQGERIITIEDAAELRLRHAHVVALEARPANIEGRGHVAIRDLVRNALRMRPDRIVVGECRGAEAFDMLAAMNTGHEGSLTTLHANSPRDALSRLETMILMAGMELPLAAVREHIASSIHLIVQQARMHDGKRLITAIVEVTGMEGGRIQTQPLFVHGGDPMRGGFSGCGTMPSFADAWREAGRPLDPLLFTTRAPAATAAPYAGARRDGAFPGWRE, via the coding sequence GTGCTGGAGATAGAACTGCAATTCGAGGATGGTGCGCATCGTATCGTCCGCGTCGAACCTCCCGTCATTCTGGGGCGCGGGCCGCATTGCGGGATTCGTGTGCGGCACTGGCGGGTGGGGAGGGAACATGCCCGGCTGGTCCTGTCCGGGCAGGACGTGATGATCGAGGATGCAGGCACCTTGTCCGGCACGCTGGTCAACGGCAAGCGGATCGCGCGGTACGGGCCGCTGACATCGAACGACGAGGTCCTTGTCGGCCCTTGCCTGATGAAAGTGCGGCGCGAACCTTTTCTGGCCATGGCGCGCATGCCTGTCGCGCGACAGTCCCTCGCACTGGCCGCGCCTTCCGAGCCGTCCTTGCCGGGCACGCCCCGCGTGCCGTTTGCGGGTGCGGCGATGTCGTCGGTAAGGATGGCGGAACCGGCGCTGCGGGATGCGGCCCACGCGTCAGACTTTTACGTCGACGCCGGGATGCGGGTGGCGGTCGACTTGCTGCCGCATCGCCAGCGACTGCAATCGGCTTTGCTGGACGCGCTCGATCTAAGGCGCCGCGATGTGGCGAAAATGAGCGATAGCCTATTGCGCAGCGAGGCGGCCGATCGCCTGCTCGCCATCGTCCGCGCGGATACCGAGATCCCCGATGGCATCGATCGCGATGCCCTGATGAATGATGTGCTGGACGAAGCGCTGGGCTTGGGGCCACTGTCGCCGTTGCTGGAGGATCCCGGCATCACTGAAATCATGGTGAATCGCCACGACGAAATCTATGTAGAGCGCGAAGGCAAGCTGTCCCGTCACGCGGCTGCGTTCAGCAGCGAACAGGCGGTGTTGCGTGTGCTCGAGCGTATCGTTGCGCCCGTGGGACGCCGTATCGACGAAAGCTCGCCCATGGTGGATGCCCGGCTGGCCGATGGGTCTCGCGTGAACGCGGTGGTCGCCCCTGTGGCCCTGAAGGGGGCGAGCCTGACGATCCGCAAGTTTCCAAAGCACGCGCTGGCAATGTGCGATCTCGTATCGCGCGGGGCTTTGGATGCCTCCATGGCGGAATTCCTCGACCGATGCGTCCGCGAACGAGTCAACATCGTCGTCTCGGGGGGTACGGGGTCGGGCAAAACGACATTGCTGAATATCCTGTCCAATGCCATTCCGCAGGGTGAACGCATTATCACCATCGAGGATGCGGCGGAGCTGCGCCTGCGACATGCGCACGTGGTCGCCCTGGAGGCGCGTCCCGCCAATATCGAAGGACGCGGCCACGTCGCCATCCGCGATCTCGTACGCAACGCGCTGCGCATGCGCCCCGATCGCATCGTGGTGGGCGAATGCCGGGGGGCGGAGGCGTTCGATATGCTGGCCGCCATGAACACAGGGCACGAAGGCTCGTTGACGACATTGCACGCGAACAGTCCCCGCGATGCGCTGAGCCGCCTGGAGACGATGATCCTGATGGCGGGCATGGAACTGCCCTTGGCAGCCGTGCGGGAACATATCGCGTCCAGCATTCATCTGATCGTGCAGCAGGCCCGGATGCACGATGGGAAAAGGCTGATTACAGCCATTGTGGAGGTCACCGGCATGGAAGGCGGCCGTATCCAGACTCAGCCGCTCTTCGTGCACGGTGGCGACCCGATGCGTGGCGGTTTCTCCGGTTGCGGCACGATGCCCAGCTTCGCCGACGCGTGGCGCGAGGCCGGCCGGCCGCTCGATCCCCTGCTGTTCACGACACGTGCGCCGGCGGCAACCGCCGCTCCTTATGCCGGGGCCAGGCGCGACGGCGCATTCCCGGGGTGGCGGGAATGA
- the cpaB gene encoding Flp pilus assembly protein CpaB, producing the protein MFKRIPQRWVMAAVTVAAGVLAAWAARQHIQGRIAQIEAEARVVTVPRLVAAYDLAAGTRLEEAYVAIRDIPSEWASSDALAPEDFAAHTYSVLAHPLRRGDPILRSHLAPMKAAPLSSRVPTGRRAITIPVDDINSLSGMLQAGDLLDLYVSFDHGRRQITAPLLQGVLVLATGGEDDAEDTAKAFSTITLDAGPEDAVKLVAARQAGRITAILRHHRDADINATAARGDLAALLGIDGDADARPRAVPVLYGDRPYPHGSGAQEDGDGISTDSGLFDAAVPGETVSAGRSRPDAAAKPDRRARVRP; encoded by the coding sequence ATGTTCAAGCGAATCCCGCAACGCTGGGTGATGGCGGCTGTGACGGTGGCGGCCGGCGTGCTGGCGGCATGGGCCGCGCGGCAACACATACAAGGTCGCATCGCGCAAATCGAAGCCGAGGCGCGTGTCGTTACCGTTCCACGCCTGGTTGCCGCGTATGACCTGGCGGCCGGTACGCGGCTGGAGGAAGCCTACGTGGCCATCCGGGATATCCCGTCCGAATGGGCCTCCAGCGATGCCCTGGCGCCGGAAGACTTCGCCGCGCATACCTACAGTGTGCTGGCACACCCCCTGCGTCGGGGCGATCCCATCCTTCGTTCGCACCTCGCACCCATGAAAGCCGCCCCCTTGTCGTCGCGCGTGCCGACGGGGCGCCGGGCCATCACGATCCCGGTGGACGATATCAACTCCCTTTCCGGGATGTTGCAAGCGGGGGACTTGCTGGACCTTTACGTCTCTTTCGATCACGGGCGTCGCCAGATAACGGCTCCCTTGCTCCAGGGTGTACTGGTCCTGGCCACAGGTGGCGAGGATGACGCCGAGGACACCGCCAAGGCGTTTTCGACCATCACCCTGGACGCCGGCCCGGAGGATGCCGTGAAGCTCGTCGCGGCAAGGCAGGCGGGGCGCATCACCGCGATCCTGCGCCATCATCGCGACGCCGACATTAATGCCACGGCAGCCCGTGGGGATCTTGCCGCGCTGCTGGGTATCGACGGTGACGCCGATGCGCGCCCGCGCGCCGTGCCCGTGCTGTACGGCGACCGGCCCTATCCTCACGGTAGCGGTGCGCAAGAGGACGGCGACGGGATCTCCACGGATTCGGGCCTGTTCGACGCCGCAGTACCCGGCGAAACGGTCAGCGCGGGCCGATCCAGGCCGGACGCGGCGGCCAAGCCCGATCGCCGCGCGCGGGTGCGTCCGTGA
- a CDS encoding homoserine kinase has translation MAVFTTVTDDDARTLLTQFDLGELVSLQGITAGIENTNYFLTTTAGEYVLTVFEVLTREQLPFYIELMHQLAERGVPVPQPQTRRDGARIVDMHGKPCAIVTRLPGGYEPAPGPLHCALTGRTLARAHIAARDLPLRQPNLRGLPWWRETAPKVRPFLDAAQQDLLQKTLDEQIAAAANPAWQALPSGPAHCDLFRDNVLFAGTFESPLMGGFIDFYFAGCDTWLFDVAVSINDWCIVRETGQIVPELAQSWLQAYAAERPFTDEERQAWPAMLRAAALRFWLSRLYDFYLPRPAQTLKPHDPRHFERVLLSRHRDAPPTLP, from the coding sequence ATGGCCGTATTCACAACCGTCACCGACGACGATGCCCGCACCCTGCTGACGCAGTTCGACCTGGGTGAACTCGTATCCCTCCAGGGCATCACGGCCGGCATCGAAAACACGAATTATTTCCTGACCACCACGGCCGGCGAGTATGTGTTGACGGTATTCGAAGTGCTGACGCGGGAACAGTTGCCGTTCTATATCGAGCTGATGCACCAGTTGGCCGAACGCGGCGTGCCCGTACCCCAGCCGCAGACGCGTCGCGACGGCGCCCGCATCGTGGACATGCATGGCAAGCCCTGCGCCATCGTCACGCGACTGCCCGGCGGCTACGAACCGGCACCGGGTCCCCTGCACTGCGCGCTGACGGGCCGCACGCTGGCGCGCGCCCACATCGCCGCGCGCGACCTGCCGCTGCGCCAGCCCAACCTGCGCGGCCTGCCCTGGTGGCGCGAAACCGCGCCCAAGGTACGTCCCTTTCTCGACGCCGCGCAGCAGGACCTGCTGCAGAAAACCCTGGACGAGCAGATCGCGGCGGCGGCCAACCCGGCGTGGCAGGCATTGCCCAGCGGGCCGGCGCATTGCGATCTGTTCCGGGACAACGTGCTGTTCGCCGGTACCTTCGAAAGCCCCCTCATGGGAGGGTTCATCGACTTCTATTTTGCGGGCTGCGACACCTGGCTTTTCGACGTTGCGGTCAGCATCAACGACTGGTGCATCGTGCGCGAAACCGGCCAGATTGTCCCGGAACTGGCCCAAAGCTGGTTACAGGCCTATGCCGCGGAACGTCCCTTCACCGACGAGGAAAGGCAGGCATGGCCAGCCATGCTGCGGGCCGCCGCCTTGCGCTTTTGGCTGTCCCGCCTGTATGACTTTTACCTGCCCAGGCCTGCCCAGACATTGAAGCCGCACGATCCGCGGCATTTCGAGCGAGTGTTGCTCTCGCGCCACCGCGATGCGCCGCCGACCTTGCCCTGA
- a CDS encoding DUF1353 domain-containing protein, with the protein MSAFLSQLSVRREDQRDVGKWILNEPLVYRSDVAGRTITVPAGFATDFASVPRLLPLAFALLGGHGDSAATVHDFLYSKKPVSRRMADMVLREALRASYVARWRIPLFYWGVRLFGWSHWK; encoded by the coding sequence ATGAGCGCCTTCCTGAGCCAATTGTCGGTCCGGAGGGAAGACCAGCGGGATGTCGGGAAATGGATCCTGAATGAACCGCTGGTCTACCGGTCCGATGTGGCCGGCCGGACAATCACTGTGCCGGCCGGTTTCGCTACCGACTTCGCCTCCGTGCCGCGCTTGCTGCCGCTGGCCTTCGCCCTGCTGGGCGGCCACGGGGACTCGGCGGCCACGGTGCACGATTTTCTGTATTCCAAGAAGCCCGTCAGCCGTCGCATGGCGGACATGGTTCTGCGTGAGGCCCTACGCGCCTCCTACGTCGCACGCTGGCGCATCCCGCTGTTCTACTGGGGCGTGCGGCTGTTCGGGTGGTCGCATTGGAAATAG
- a CDS encoding type II and III secretion system protein family protein, translated as MAVICAMGLWLASASAGGATILEMQVGETRVLTHPGVSRVAVGHGEVLQAVPADAAEVIVFARAEGETSLHVWARKKRTAYTVRVAPARSRSMRAEVDALLARIPGARGEAVGDQIVIEGNDLSDADHARIAALAQRYPQVLDFTGKVGWDRMVLLDVKVVELPRSRLTELGVRWDGATQGGLTAGWALDAAASGRLAERPGESPVSTALRAAPGVGYAGMNMLLSSRLNLLAQSGEAVVLAQPQLLARSGSTAEFLAGGEVPYATVDKDGNASTLFKPYGVSLRITPTIASSGTVRSRIEVEASAVDASVTANGGPALKTRRASTEFNVRSGRTLVIGGFLSRERNVEANGLPGLRDIPLLGALFGARREHYKETELAIFVTPVVVSEDHAAMRSTTLRAQGQLHEAFPDPPRMLMSEPAAPAAPIDGAWDPYRGAGSQWAPASPGGGTNQYDFKD; from the coding sequence ATGGCCGTGATCTGCGCGATGGGATTGTGGCTGGCTTCGGCATCCGCCGGCGGCGCCACGATACTGGAGATGCAGGTCGGCGAGACACGCGTGCTGACGCATCCCGGCGTCAGCCGCGTTGCGGTCGGCCACGGAGAAGTCCTGCAGGCTGTCCCCGCGGATGCCGCGGAAGTCATCGTATTCGCGCGCGCCGAAGGAGAGACGTCCCTTCACGTATGGGCGCGCAAAAAACGCACGGCCTATACCGTGCGCGTCGCACCCGCGCGATCGCGCAGCATGCGCGCCGAGGTCGATGCCTTGCTGGCGCGGATTCCGGGCGCACGCGGCGAAGCGGTCGGCGATCAGATCGTCATCGAGGGCAACGATTTGTCGGACGCCGATCATGCACGCATCGCCGCCTTGGCGCAGCGCTATCCTCAGGTGCTCGACTTCACCGGAAAGGTGGGGTGGGACCGCATGGTCCTGCTCGATGTCAAGGTGGTGGAGTTGCCACGTTCGCGCCTGACCGAACTGGGTGTGCGCTGGGATGGCGCGACGCAGGGTGGCCTGACGGCGGGATGGGCGCTCGATGCCGCGGCATCCGGACGGCTTGCCGAACGGCCCGGCGAATCGCCGGTTTCCACGGCGCTGCGCGCGGCGCCGGGTGTCGGTTATGCCGGCATGAACATGTTGCTGTCGTCGCGCTTGAACCTGCTCGCACAGAGCGGCGAGGCCGTCGTCCTCGCGCAGCCGCAGTTGCTGGCCCGCAGCGGATCGACCGCGGAATTCCTCGCGGGTGGCGAAGTGCCATATGCCACGGTGGACAAGGACGGCAATGCCTCCACGCTGTTCAAGCCCTATGGCGTGTCTTTGCGGATTACCCCGACGATCGCCTCCAGCGGTACCGTGCGCTCGCGCATCGAGGTGGAGGCCAGCGCGGTCGATGCGTCGGTGACGGCCAACGGCGGTCCGGCGCTCAAGACCCGCCGCGCTTCGACGGAGTTCAACGTGCGGTCCGGCCGCACCTTGGTGATCGGCGGATTTCTTTCGCGGGAGCGCAATGTGGAAGCCAATGGCCTGCCCGGCCTGCGGGATATCCCGCTGCTCGGCGCATTGTTCGGTGCCCGGCGGGAACATTACAAGGAAACCGAACTGGCCATATTCGTGACGCCGGTCGTGGTTTCGGAAGACCATGCAGCCATGCGGTCCACCACCTTGCGCGCGCAGGGGCAACTGCACGAGGCCTTTCCCGATCCGCCCAGGATGCTGATGTCCGAGCCGGCCGCCCCTGCCGCCCCCATCGATGGCGCCTGGGATCCCTATCGTGGGGCGGGCTCGCAATGGGCGCCGGCGTCGCCGGGTGGCGGGACCAATCAATACGACTTCAAGGATTGA
- a CDS encoding type II secretion system F family protein, which translates to MIWLAALAATCCVMLACWAAYGWFVGAWSRYRRVYTDEAGARLEEVFLFVDPGQLWAANLAFCSAVALAAYAASGSGAVAMLAGLLPIRMPYTVIALLRRRRQRRFDAQLPDMLLALGSSLRAGAGLASALRQLVDHCEPPLSQEFGLILREQRLGVSFDQALLNLHKRMPTEAATLVVAALRIAAHTGGNLAEALERIAGVVSARLQLQGRIRTLTAQGRLQAWIVGALTPILAVVLTWLDPASMSALWHTQAGWGALGIIAILEAAGVVWIRRIVNIDI; encoded by the coding sequence ATGATATGGCTGGCGGCGCTGGCCGCCACCTGTTGCGTCATGCTTGCATGTTGGGCGGCCTATGGCTGGTTTGTCGGTGCCTGGTCCCGCTATCGAAGGGTGTACACCGACGAGGCAGGCGCGAGGCTGGAAGAGGTCTTCCTGTTTGTCGATCCCGGCCAGTTGTGGGCGGCGAACCTGGCGTTTTGTTCCGCCGTCGCACTGGCGGCCTACGCCGCAAGCGGCAGCGGCGCGGTAGCGATGCTGGCGGGCCTGCTGCCCATCAGGATGCCGTACACCGTTATCGCATTGCTCAGGCGCCGGCGCCAGCGGCGCTTCGACGCCCAACTGCCGGACATGCTGCTGGCACTCGGTTCAAGCCTGCGCGCGGGGGCGGGCCTGGCGAGCGCCCTGCGCCAGCTGGTCGACCACTGCGAGCCACCGCTGTCGCAGGAGTTCGGGCTGATCCTGCGAGAGCAGCGCCTGGGCGTCTCGTTCGATCAAGCGCTGTTGAACCTGCACAAGCGCATGCCCACCGAAGCCGCAACCCTGGTCGTGGCCGCCCTGCGTATCGCCGCGCATACCGGCGGCAATCTGGCGGAGGCGCTGGAACGGATCGCGGGTGTGGTATCGGCCCGGCTGCAACTGCAGGGGCGCATTCGTACCCTGACCGCCCAGGGCCGGCTGCAGGCCTGGATCGTCGGTGCATTGACGCCTATTCTCGCCGTCGTGCTGACCTGGCTGGATCCCGCTTCGATGTCGGCGTTATGGCACACCCAGGCAGGGTGGGGGGCGTTGGGGATCATCGCGATCCTGGAAGCGGCGGGTGTCGTATGGATACGGCGCATCGTCAACATCGATATTTGA
- a CDS encoding type II secretion system F family protein, with protein MQILAILMAALFVVGALATLRPLIRPVGREHPVAGRLPAAWRIAWPYLDLMAPLAASMLTWRLRARLDACVLRAGLAAPLTAGHIVAAQWACAVVGATSAMALFLGLAERPAGGAVLAACALGAMAGRLVPRLWLQAEIRHRRARMARELPFLLDMTTLCVESGLNLQGALCQAAEQGPAGPLRDELLRALGDMRSGLPRIQALKAWADRVDLAGARSMTAALAQADASGMSLGPILRAQSDRRRAERFNHAEKLAMQAPVKMLFPLICCIFPCTFIVLAFPIAVQFWQVLQ; from the coding sequence ATGCAAATCCTGGCTATCCTGATGGCGGCGTTGTTCGTCGTCGGAGCACTGGCCACGTTACGGCCGTTGATCCGGCCAGTGGGACGCGAGCATCCTGTCGCGGGCCGACTGCCGGCCGCCTGGCGCATTGCGTGGCCGTACCTCGATCTCATGGCGCCCCTGGCAGCGTCCATGCTGACCTGGCGCCTGCGCGCGCGCCTGGATGCCTGCGTGCTGCGCGCGGGCCTGGCGGCGCCGTTGACGGCCGGACACATCGTCGCGGCCCAGTGGGCCTGCGCCGTCGTGGGCGCGACCAGCGCCATGGCGCTCTTCCTGGGGCTGGCGGAGCGGCCGGCCGGCGGCGCGGTTTTAGCGGCGTGTGCCTTGGGCGCCATGGCGGGCCGCCTGGTGCCGCGCCTGTGGCTGCAGGCCGAGATCCGTCATCGCCGCGCCCGGATGGCGCGCGAGTTACCGTTCCTGCTTGACATGACCACGCTGTGCGTCGAGTCGGGATTGAACCTGCAGGGGGCCCTGTGCCAGGCCGCCGAACAAGGCCCTGCCGGACCGCTGCGCGATGAGCTTCTGCGGGCCCTGGGCGATATGCGGTCGGGCTTGCCACGCATACAGGCGCTGAAAGCCTGGGCGGACCGCGTGGATCTGGCCGGCGCGCGGTCCATGACGGCGGCGTTGGCCCAGGCCGACGCGTCTGGAATGAGCCTGGGGCCCATCCTGCGCGCCCAGTCAGACCGGCGCCGGGCGGAGCGATTCAATCACGCCGAGAAGCTTGCCATGCAGGCGCCGGTCAAGATGCTATTCCCGCTGATCTGCTGCATCTTTCCCTGCACCTTCATCGTGCTGGCCTTTCCCATCGCGGTCCAGTTCTGGCAGGTGCTGCAGTGA
- a CDS encoding BPSS1780 family membrane protein translates to MQAASLPATAGWQWARDGFRLFMRQPLALFTWSLVISLLLLFAMFTVPIGPLFYTTLMPCITLMTLSACKHIEADRTMLPSMWLKPLQKPGVLKKLLILGGLYAGLCMVAGLIAFVPFSSELVEGIRAASVTNDYVPFFETLHTALLLFGALYVIIGALFWHAPVLVAWHNIKLPQALFFSGIACWRNKWAFLVYGLTWAAVFLGIDFCASMLVSLDVSQTLVNTVQVPVNIAAFGILYSSFYPAYTSVFEINNASFQLDDGHGTQA, encoded by the coding sequence ATGCAAGCAGCATCCTTACCTGCAACGGCCGGCTGGCAATGGGCGCGAGACGGGTTCCGGCTGTTCATGCGTCAACCGCTGGCGCTATTCACCTGGTCCCTCGTCATCAGCCTGTTGCTGCTGTTCGCGATGTTCACGGTACCCATCGGGCCGCTCTTCTACACCACGCTGATGCCCTGCATCACCCTGATGACGCTGTCGGCCTGCAAGCACATCGAAGCCGACCGCACCATGCTGCCATCCATGTGGCTCAAGCCGCTGCAGAAGCCTGGGGTGCTCAAGAAGCTGCTTATCCTGGGCGGCCTGTACGCGGGCCTTTGCATGGTGGCCGGACTGATCGCCTTCGTGCCGTTTTCCAGCGAACTGGTGGAAGGCATACGGGCCGCGTCCGTCACGAACGATTACGTCCCCTTCTTCGAGACCCTGCACACCGCCCTGCTACTGTTCGGTGCGCTCTATGTCATCATCGGCGCCCTGTTCTGGCATGCCCCTGTGCTGGTTGCCTGGCACAACATCAAGCTGCCACAGGCCCTGTTTTTTTCCGGTATCGCCTGCTGGCGCAACAAGTGGGCGTTCCTGGTCTATGGCCTGACGTGGGCGGCGGTCTTCCTGGGCATCGATTTCTGCGCCAGCATGCTGGTCTCGCTGGATGTTTCCCAGACGCTGGTCAATACGGTGCAGGTGCCCGTGAACATTGCCGCGTTCGGCATTCTGTACAGCAGTTTCTACCCGGCCTATACCTCCGTTTTCGAAATCAACAACGCCAGCTTCCAGCTCGACGACGGACACGGCACGCAGGCATAG
- a CDS encoding tyrosine-type recombinase/integrase has translation MPANLLTDRKVATAKPREKEYLLSDGEGLALRIRPDGSRLWLYRYTSPAGKPAKKSLGPYPSVGLADARKEAARLRERRAKGIDPNSTPEDRPATLRELFKVWVRDSLKSRRNQRGIYAATRRMEANILAHAENDRIDTMTKARAMGLLDKLVSKGRRPQANCVLIDLKQMFDFAVARDWLDANPVSAIKKTDVGGKDVVRDRVLRAKEIVLLRDKLAQPLLMTLQAEAGIWIALSTLTRAGEVTSVEDTDIDWEAREWHLPAAKNKSKRDHLIHLSDFAFYWLQLLRQQARPGRYLMPGKMGKGHLKYNTIAHQLNMRQESQSNIQGKTVRGTLLLPGGRWTVHDLRRTGATMMGEMGIAENVVEKCLNHAESSKLVKVYQRQQLLEQRREAFDMLGAKLTELLGDPQDWGPGKLRPDNVVELRRTA, from the coding sequence ATGCCCGCCAACCTTCTGACCGACCGTAAAGTCGCCACCGCGAAACCCAGGGAGAAGGAATACCTCCTGTCCGATGGCGAGGGCCTCGCCCTGCGCATTCGCCCGGACGGCAGCCGCCTCTGGCTGTACCGCTACACATCGCCGGCGGGCAAGCCGGCAAAGAAGTCGCTGGGCCCCTACCCTTCGGTCGGCTTGGCCGACGCCCGCAAGGAAGCCGCGCGCCTTCGTGAGAGGCGGGCCAAGGGGATAGACCCGAACTCAACGCCCGAAGACCGCCCGGCCACCCTTCGGGAATTGTTCAAGGTGTGGGTCCGTGACTCCCTCAAGAGCCGGCGAAACCAGCGCGGGATCTACGCGGCGACCAGGCGCATGGAGGCCAACATCCTGGCCCATGCCGAAAACGATCGGATCGACACGATGACCAAGGCGCGCGCCATGGGCCTGCTCGATAAGCTGGTGTCTAAGGGGCGCCGCCCGCAGGCCAACTGCGTGCTGATCGATCTGAAGCAAATGTTCGACTTTGCCGTGGCGCGGGACTGGCTGGACGCCAATCCGGTGTCAGCCATCAAGAAGACCGACGTCGGCGGGAAGGATGTGGTGCGCGATCGCGTATTGCGCGCCAAGGAAATCGTGCTGCTCCGCGACAAGCTGGCGCAGCCCCTGCTGATGACCCTCCAGGCCGAGGCTGGCATCTGGATCGCCCTGTCGACGCTGACGCGGGCCGGAGAGGTAACCTCCGTCGAAGACACGGACATCGACTGGGAGGCGCGCGAATGGCATCTTCCCGCGGCGAAGAACAAGAGCAAGCGGGATCACCTCATCCATCTGTCGGACTTCGCCTTTTACTGGCTGCAGTTGCTGCGCCAGCAGGCGCGGCCGGGCCGGTATCTCATGCCCGGGAAGATGGGCAAAGGCCACCTGAAGTACAACACCATCGCCCACCAGCTCAACATGCGCCAGGAAAGCCAGTCCAACATCCAGGGAAAGACGGTGCGAGGCACCCTGCTGCTACCCGGCGGCCGGTGGACCGTACACGACCTGCGCCGGACCGGCGCAACCATGATGGGCGAGATGGGCATTGCCGAGAACGTGGTGGAGAAGTGCCTAAATCACGCGGAATCGTCCAAGCTGGTCAAGGTCTACCAGCGCCAGCAGCTGCTGGAGCAGCGCCGCGAGGCGTTCGACATGCTGGGCGCCAAACTGACGGAGCTGCTGGGGGATCCTCAGGATTGGGGGCCGGGCAAGCTACGCCCGGACAATGTTGTCGAATTGCGACGGACAGCATAA